The following proteins are encoded in a genomic region of Candidatus Methylomirabilota bacterium:
- a CDS encoding heme-binding protein: MITVKRLTLEDARIVLEAAEAKAKVIGVAQTICVCDDGGHAIALHRMTGARITGVEIAIAKAFTAAGHRRATHKFNAPPDGPALPGNEAFGIHAMHPGKFAIFVGGFPIEVEGDVVGGIGVSGGSGEQDTQVGEAGIAALLRSLKR; encoded by the coding sequence ATGATCACGGTCAAGCGGCTCACGCTGGAGGACGCGCGCATCGTCCTGGAGGCGGCCGAGGCCAAGGCCAAGGTGATCGGCGTCGCCCAGACCATCTGCGTCTGCGACGACGGCGGGCACGCCATCGCGCTCCACCGGATGACGGGGGCGCGCATCACCGGCGTCGAGATCGCCATCGCCAAGGCCTTCACCGCGGCCGGCCACCGGCGCGCCACCCACAAGTTCAACGCGCCGCCCGATGGTCCCGCGCTGCCGGGCAACGAGGCCTTCGGCATCCACGCCATGCACCCGGGCAAGTTCGCGATTTTTGTCGGCGGCTTCCCCATCGAGGTGGAGGGCGACGTGGTGGGCGGCATCGGCGTGAGCGGCGGCAGCGGCGAGCAGGACACGCAGGTCGGCGAGGCGGGGATCGCCGCGCTTCTCCGTTCCTTGAAGCGCTAG